The sequence acgccgaactcaatggaagctccacctagcggtcagcctaaaaatgacactttaagatacgacggtgtaagacacttacgctgctcgtatctgagcctaatttaagcgtatctggttaccagaatacgcttaaattcacgtcggcgcagattcagacttaggccggcgtatctactcatacgccggcctaagtctttctgaatctgcctatttgtcatgttacaactaaaaacgtaaatatattttattgggattttatgtgatagaccaacacaaagtggcacatcattgtaaagtggaaggaaaatgataaatggttttcaatttttttttttacaaatatgtgaaaagtgtggggggtacatttgtatggtgccccccggagtcaatactttgtagaaccccctttctctgcaattacagctgcaattctttttggggatgtctctaccagctttgcccatctagagagggacatttctgcccattcttcttctttgtaaaatatctcaagctctgtcagattggatggagagcgtctgtgaacagcaattttcaagtcttgccacagattctcaatgggatttaggtctggactgtgactgggccattctaacacatgaatatgctttgatctaaaccattccattgtagctctggctgtactttagggtcgttgtcctgctggaaggtgaacctccccccggtctcaagtcttttggagactctaacaggttttcttctaagattgtcctgtatttgtctccatccatcttcccatcaactttgatcagcttccctgtccctgctgaagtaaagcatccccaccacatgatgctgccaccaccatgtttcacggtggggatggtgtgttcagggtgatgtgtagtgttagttttccgccacacatagcgttttgcttttaggccaaaagttcaattttggtctcatctgaccagagcaccttcttccacatgtctgctgtgtcccctcccccacatggctttttacaaactacaaacaggacttcttatgtctttctttctccaatgtctttcttcttgcctctcttccataaagggcagatttgtggaggcacgactaaggccgggtacacacgaacaaacatgtatggtgaaagcggtccgtcggaccgttttcaccatacatgtctgccagagggcttctgtacgatggttgtacacaccatcgtacagaagtccgcgcgtaaacaatacgcggggcgtgtccgcggtgtcgccgcgtcgatgacgcggtgtcgccccgacaatgacgcagcgacgtgggcggcccgcctttaaaatgcttccacgcatgcgtcgaagtcattcgacgcatgcgagggacggcgggcgcctggacatgtccgagcgggcaggattccagcggacggttttaaaacaagtccaggaatatttgcccgctgggaaaaggcccggcgggcaaatgtttgctggaattcggcccgctcgcgcccacacacgaccgaacatgtatgctgaaactggcccgcggaccagtttcagcatacatgtttggtcgtgtgtacgaggcctaatagttgtcctgtggacagattctcccccctgagctgtggatctctgcagctcctccagagttaccatgggcctcttggctgcttctctgatgaatgctctccttgcccggcccggtcagtttaggtggacggccatgtcttggtaggtttgcagttgtgccatactctttccattttccgatgatggattgaacagaagctccgtgagatgttcaaagcttagaatatttttttataacctaaccctgctttgtaCTTCTCCACAatgttatccctgacctgtctggtgtgttccttggccttcatgatgctgtttgttcactaaggtcttctaacaaacctctgagggcttcacagaacagctgtatttatactgagattaaatgacacacaggtggactctatttactaattaggtgacttctgaaggcaattggttccactagattttagttaggggtatcggagtaaagggggctgaatacaaatgcccccccccccccccacacacacacacacacttttcagatatttatttgtaacaaattctgaaaaccatttatcattttctttccaatcCATAATTATGTtccgctttgtgttggtctatcacataaaatccaaataaaatacatttacgtttttggttgtaacatgacaaaatgtggaaaatttaaggggtatgaatactttttcaaggcaatgtaCTGTAAAGatggtgatcagcgacttctagtgggactgtgataggttGACGGGCCCTGGGACGGTCACTTACTGACACTgatgtcaccagtgacactaatacagtgataatactgtacaccgacactgtactgatgacactggctgggaaggggttaatatctaGTGGCAATTAACGGGTTaattgtagggttgtcccgatatgacttttttaggactgagtacaagtactgatacttttttttaagtactcgccgataccgatacttttttttaaatgtgtccccaaatgcagccttgtccccccacaaatgcagccatgtcccccccatatgcagccatgtccccaccacaaatgcagccatgtcccccccatatccagccatgtcccccccatatgcagccatgtcccccccatatgcagccatgtcccccccacaaatgcagccatgtcccccccatatgcagccatgtccccccatatgcagccatgtccccccccatatgcagccatgtccccccccatatgcagccatgtcccccccccatatgcagccatgtcccccccccatatccagccatgtccccccccatatccagccatgtcccccccatatccagccatgtctcccccatatccagccatgtcccccccatatgctgccatgtctccccccatatccagccatgtccccccccatatccagccatgcccccccccatatgcagccatgtctccccccatatccagccatgtctccccccatatccagccatgtctccccccatatccagccatgtctccccccatatccagccatgtctccccccatatccagccatgtctccccccatatccagccatgtctccccccatatgcagccatgtctcccccccatatgcagccatgtcccccatatgcagccatgtcccccatatgcagccatgtcccccccatatgcagccatgcccccccatatgcagccatgtccccccccatatgcagccatgtccccccccatatgcagccatgtctccccccatatgcagccatgtctccccccatatccagccatgtctccccccatatgcagccatgtcccccccccatatccagccatgtctccccccatatccagccatgtctcccccccatatgctgccatgtctccccccatatgcagccatgtctcccccccatatgcagccatgtcccccatatgcagccatgtccccccatatccagccatgtctccccccatatccagccatgtctccccccatatccagccatgtctcccccccatatgctgccatgtctcccccccatatgctgccatgtctccccccatatgcagccatgtctcccgccatatccagccatgtctccccccatatccagccatgtctccccccatatgcagccatgtccccccccatgcagccatgtccccccatatgcagccatgtccccccccccatatccagccatgtcccccatatgcagcaatgtctccccccatatgcagccatgtcccccttacctgcatcccgccgcatccccgctgccgccgcctggttaatacgggcggggaacattacagctttcatttgaatagctgtagtgatttGCGCCGccctgcgtatagacactcccccctgctcgggattggacagttcacccgagcaagggggagtgtctatacgcggcgaggaaatgaaagctgtattgttccccgcccgtattaaccaggcggcggggatgcggcgcggtggcggcggcggcgagggggggggtggtatcggatccggtatcgggggtatttgcgggagtacaagtactcccgcaaatactcggaatcggtcccgataccgatactagtatcggtatcgggacaaccctagttaattgtgtgcctaacaatgtgtaatgtgtgctgattttacTTATTGATCTGGCTGTTTTTCTCCCTGCATTTccgtttgtaaacacagaactctgtactgtgattggccacagccaatcagcaggtttcAGACAAAATCGCTGCCTGAAATTTGCTGCGAAACttgtgctgtggccaatcacaacacgggtctggagggggggggtgcgtgCATGCGCGCCCCCAGACCAGAAAGCACACCGCAACGTTGCGGTGCCTGGCTCTACTGCTTGCTTGCTGTACCTCTACTGTGAGTGGGCCGGCAATAGGCTAAACTGAAGGGTTTTGTGGCTGTAATAAATGTATTATCATTTTCTTCCTCCAGTGGGAAAACATGATTACCTTGAAACAAGCCAAGCTACTGGACCACCGTACCATGAACCCGTGCCCGGTGTACGACAAGCACACCAGAACCGTCTTCCTTTTCTTCATCTGCGTCCGGAGAAACTGCTCAGAAATGAGGCAGATCATTACCGGCATAAACGCTGCCCGAATCTGCTACGTCACCAGCACCGACTACGGCAAATCCTGGAACTCCCTAGTGGACGTAACGGAGGACGTTCTGGGCAAGGAGCTGGAGAACTGTGCCACCGTGGCTGTTGGGCCTGGTCACGGAATCCAGTCCCTATCGGGAAAGCTGATAGTGCCGGCCTACCTCTACTACATCCACTCCCGTGTCTGCGGTCTACCCATTCCATGGAAAACCAAGCCTCACTCTTTCATCTTCTACAGTGATGACCATGGTAAAAGATGGCACAGGGGGTGCACCATTTGGCAACGGCAGACTGGCGAGTGCGAGGTGGCATATGTGTCCTGCTGCAACGGTCCTGACATGTTGTATTGCAGCGCCCGGACAAAAAAGCACTACCGGGTAGAAGCTACCAGTAGCGACCAGGCCAAGGGGTTTGACAGTTCTGATCTGTGCAGGAACCTTTGTGAACCACCCCATGGGTGCCAGGGAAGTGTGGTGAGCTACCAGCCCTTAGAGAGCCACCAAGAGGCAGATGACCTGGATGCTAAGTCTTGGCTGCTCTACTCCCACCCAACGAGCAAATATGAAAGGGTTGACTTAGGGATCTACCTAAACAAATCCCCACTGAAACCCACTGGATGGAACCAACCGTGGATCATTAACCAGGGCCCCAGCGGGTACTCCGACCTAGCCGTCTGCCAGGGCACACATGCATTTGGATGCCTCTTCGAGTGTGGCGTAGACGCTTGTGAAAACATCGTCTTTCGAAGGTTCACCGTAGAGGAGCTGTTGGAAAATTTGTCAAAACGTTAATCGGTTTCTTGTTACAACCTCCAATAAATGTTTGGAAACAATGCCGCGTCAGCTGTCTacagactacaagtcccagcatgccttgttCTTGTTTAGTTACTCTAAACATGGCTTTTTACTGTTACATTTAAAGAGACTCTGTCTCCAGACCAACACAAACCTTCCCATAAGATTCAATGAGCACTTAACGTATTTTAGGCATGATACTGACCCCCTCCCCCGTGTAGATATCAAAACTCCTAAGACTGCTGCTGGGtaccgccatcttggatgtgatgtcagcagcctcAACTTCATAGCTCCCCTGTATGCAGCTGGAGtagagtgaccacgtgtcccggattgcccgcgaCAGTCCCGCATTTCGCAGGTCTTTTCCGGGcacatttattccaggacaatacagtgtcccagaaggaAACTGACAGCCACccacccgggccaatctgatgcccccaaaaaagggcgccacatcaccgctttactcaccgacagtacttgccctggccgggaatgcctggaggagcaaaatcccccgccccccctgcttgtgattggagaaatcataaatcccgcctcttggcccagattctcaaccgagatacgacggcgtatctccagatacgccgtcgtatctctgcgttgagccgtcgtatctatgcgactgattcttagaatcagttacgcatagataaccattagatccgacaggcgtaagtctcttacgccgtccgatctgaattttcaattttcttttgccccgctaggtg comes from Rana temporaria chromosome 2, aRanTem1.1, whole genome shotgun sequence and encodes:
- the NEU3 gene encoding sialidase-3 isoform X1, coding for MAEAAVPDVSTLFKREPCGMTYRIPALIYIEHPSMFLAFAEKRLSPRDQDALCLVMRRGVEAHGTLRWENMITLKQAKLLDHRTMNPCPVYDKHTRTVFLFFICVRRNCSEMRQIITGINAARICYVTSTDYGKSWNSLVDVTEDVLGKELENCATVAVGPGHGIQSLSGKLIVPAYLYYIHSRVCGLPIPWKTKPHSFIFYSDDHGKRWHRGCTIWQRQTGECEVAYVSCCNGPDMLYCSARTKKHYRVEATSSDQAKGFDSSDLCRNLCEPPHGCQGSVVSYQPLESHQEADDLDAKSWLLYSHPTSKYERVDLGIYLNKSPLKPTGWNQPWIINQGPSGYSDLAVCQGTHAFGCLFECGVDACENIVFRRFTVEELLENLSKR
- the NEU3 gene encoding sialidase-3 isoform X2; its protein translation is MITLKQAKLLDHRTMNPCPVYDKHTRTVFLFFICVRRNCSEMRQIITGINAARICYVTSTDYGKSWNSLVDVTEDVLGKELENCATVAVGPGHGIQSLSGKLIVPAYLYYIHSRVCGLPIPWKTKPHSFIFYSDDHGKRWHRGCTIWQRQTGECEVAYVSCCNGPDMLYCSARTKKHYRVEATSSDQAKGFDSSDLCRNLCEPPHGCQGSVVSYQPLESHQEADDLDAKSWLLYSHPTSKYERVDLGIYLNKSPLKPTGWNQPWIINQGPSGYSDLAVCQGTHAFGCLFECGVDACENIVFRRFTVEELLENLSKR